CTTTTTGTTGAGATAATTGGATAAATaggatatatataaattgatttttatgaTGGCAAAGAAGTGGCAGAAGAAATATGTGTCCACCGAGATCTCTTCTACGAAGCCATCGAGTTTTCTGATAGGTTACCGAGAAGGAACGCGGTGATTTTCTTATTTAGACTATTTCAACTATTTCTTAGAATCTATatcaaattttatgtaatttaattagaatatttttattttttatttgaaatgcatattgatattttttttaaaaaaaaattctagtgAACTCTTTGAAAAAGCTTTTCTGaatctttgaaaattttatttccgaaaattaattaattcaattataattatcataaaatataattagagactaaaattaatttaaatttttgattgataaacaaaaactaaaattatataaatttaattatatttaacgataataacaatttaaatttttaattcaaatataaaataaaaatattatacttaaattatgtagaatgataaatgacaatcacaaaatttatcaaatgaccgatgagatatattattatttattttgctaaacattttaataaaaatatgggtggataaaaccatataatagtaaaataacatAATCATTCTTAATTTAAtccattaaaaatgaaaaaaaacactcAATGGAAGTACGGATCAAATTCTAGCTTTGACTGAACATTCTCTGCAAAAATGAatgttacataaaatttatgGAAACAGAAAATTTAAACTTCAGGGTTTATCCTTTGGGTTTTTCGGTCTGCAGTAAAAGTCGTAACCAATATTTTGGGACTGGCGGCTTGTCCAGTTCACCAGTATATATGAGGATTTAATCAGCTGGTCCGGTTCAAGGTTGGAGAACTGTAAACCATAAAGCATAACACGTGAATACGAGATGTTGACTCGGGTGCCGCCGAGCCTTATCCGATCACTTACTCACTCTCCAATTTAAGACAAAGACTTTCGCGTGAATTCTTGAAAGTAGAATTGGTAAGAGGTTATTACACTATGAATCCAATTTAAGACCAAGACTTTCGCGTTATCAAGTAAAATAGGCATCAACCATCTCCACACAATCAAATGTTATGCaataactttcatatttattagGCGAtcacaatattattttttgcataTAATTTAATGGGCACAAGGTTCTTCAATAGCTGCAACACTTTCCTTCACATCCACTCCCATATTGCAGATATTGGCAAGTGCTCTTGCATACATCATATCGTATTCCATCTTTGCTCCACATTGATTCTTGAAACTTTTAACCTGTGAtgttttattcaatatatatttgttttaaggGTTAAGTGGAACACAAGtaacaataatttataagggATTGTTACCAGAGTCTTGTAGCAGTCCCAATCATCTACAACAGGTTGTCCTGTTGTTCTTGTGGAAGTTAAGAGATCTAAGACATCGGTTTGTTTGAGTGAAAGTCTAAGAATCTCTACAATGTTCTGATCGATTTGTTTCCTGTGATTTATTTCCTCAAGCAGATTCTTCTGAGCTTCTTGTCTTTGAGGTAACCCCACAGGAGCGTTTTGAATCTgagagataaatatatagtgaaacatcaaaaacagaCACATCTTTCGTTTATGTTTCAATCTTGAAAGATCAGGACATTACCTTCGTCTCGAGATATAACAGAGG
Above is a genomic segment from Brassica oleracea var. oleracea cultivar TO1000 unplaced genomic scaffold, BOL UnpScaffold01497, whole genome shotgun sequence containing:
- the LOC106321374 gene encoding vacuolar-processing enzyme delta-isozyme-like, translated to MLCFFSQQNLAKPKLFDTESNADDGAEHENYGDKVDARDIPLLYLETKIQNAPVGLPQRQEAQKNLLEEINHRKQIDQNIVEILRLSLKQTDVLDLLTSTRTTGQPVVDDWDCYKTLVKSFKNQCGAKMEYDMMYARALANICNMGVDVKESVAAIEEPCAH